The DNA window ATGCAATTTGACTTTGCCCCCAGTGGTTTAAAAAATATGTATGGCATCTTTATTCAGTTCCACCCCACTTCTGACATAGAAGCACAGCTGCATGTTATCAAGTCCCATCGAAGGTGCCCATTTACACCACCTAGTGAGGCACTAGGCTCCTCATAACTTAAAGGACTGGGACCTACTATCAACATCTATCTTCCTAAAATCTGGGGAGGCTTTGGCCCTAGCCCAGAGACAGGAGGGCTGAGACAGGGACGATCCGCATAGCGAAAGAGGTCAAAGGTAAAGGCATGAATAGGCACATTCAAcagctaccacacacacacacgctgtgCCAGtttgcagccaccaccacctctgcATCCTCCTCTCATTGGTTGAGCATCTGTAAGGATATGAAAATTATACATTTTGCTCTCATCTTGGCAACCGTCATGgggaataaaaatgtatttaattgatTATTGCTGCAAGCAATAAACATGCACATATGTTTGGAGCCCAGCTTGCTGCAGTTAGAATGGAGCAGATGTTAGTGAAGTGTTTGTGAGGTAACGTTCAGAACGTGGCTATGGTTTGTTGGTACAGGTTGCACTGTGCTACAAGGTCATTTGGTACTGGGCAAAAGCTGGTCCAAAGCTTCATAACAATTATGTTGCATACACAAGCTTCGGCTGTATGGTAGTGCTTTTCCACCTTAGCCTTCTTCTGGACAATATGATTATGTTAAATCAAAACATGTGTCCAACTTATACTAACCTAGTGTGCCCAGCAATACAAATCCAGTACTGTTCTTTCCATCAGATATGGCCTAGTAAGCAATTGTCAGgattgttattgtttctgtctgATATTTCCTGCCTAAATGCTGCCACAGTTGCAACTGATTCTGTCAAATATGTCCTGATCAGCCTTGGTCTCCAGACCTCTCACTCATGCTGTGATCTCCCTTTGCAGGAAGCTCGATGCCTTCATCTATGATGCCGCAGTCCTGAATTACATGGCTGGCAGAGATGAAGGCTGTAAGCTGGTGACAATTGGCAGTGGGAAAGTCTTTGCCTCCACTGGGTACGGCATCGCCATCCAGAAGGATTCGGGATGGAAGAGACAAGTGGATCTGGCTATCTTACAGCTTTTTGGTGATGGTAAGGGGACAGGGAAACAAGAGGAACCAGGCAATGGGCATATTTCTACCTCAGTGCTGAGTGGAACTAGGAATTAGCACAAGGATGCAGAAGATTTTAAATGAGTTAAGTCAAGAGATTGGTAGAGAGATACAAAGCATGCCAGTACTAGGCCTAGGGGACCCAAGTGGTTGGCACAGACATACAGATCCAACTGAAATGATAGTTGGCACTGGGATTTGATACAAAGACACACAATTAGCTGTACAGCTGAAAGGGTCAGTTGACTGGGATAGCAGTATGTAGGCTGTTACATTTACGATTAGATTGATATATGGCATCGACACAGAGATACACCACCACTTGTCTCTTGGACTGGAAGGTCCAGGAATTCACACAGAGATTCATTGACTCTATGTTAAGGGTCTTGATGGCTCAGAGACGTGATGCAAAGGCACAAGGAAGGTCTGTTCTATAGATTAGTTTTTCAAACATAATTACAAGGAGATGATAGCTCATTGCCCAaggcctggaaagctgcagggatTGGAACACAGATACAGACCCTGACAGCAATAAGGCTGGGTAGACTTACGATTTGCCACGATAATGCAGAGTCATTTTTCTCAAGGAAATTTGCATATGGCAAAGAGACTCTCACCAGTAACATTCAATTTCTTGGGAGAGGCTCAGGGAAACACATCATGTCATCTCTAGGGGTGGATGGAGTCAAGAGATTGCCAGAGGGATATGAGGCTTCTCTTTTACAGGGCGGTGTCGTAACTTAAAATGATGGGGCCCTTCTTCTGAATGTaatgaggggcccctgagtctcccttATCGCAAAGATACTCACTAGCCTTGGAAAAGTCCCCCCTGAAGTATTTAGGGGGTGGAGGGCTGTAGGTCTGAGGCCCTCATGGGCCACAAGAGCTGCAGGAGCCTGTGTGATGCCCCTGTTACAGGATGCAAGCCATTCATATCTTGCAGTGCATGGTCTAGAGAAACGATGCACCAATATAAAGCTTGTCACCTCTCCACTGGATGGACTCAGAGGACTGGCACAGAGACAAAGAGCCAGTCACCTATATACAGCTGAATGATTTAGGGGATTGATAAAGGTTTGACTATTGGGGTCCACATGGTATGGTATCATGATGTTGATCCTGTGCTTTCTCCCTGCCCAGGTGAGATGGAGGAGCTTGAAGCCCTTTGGCTGACGGGCATCTGCCATAACGAGAAGAACGAGGTAATGAGCAGCCAGCTGGACATCGACAATATGGCAGGTGTCTTCTATATGTTGGGTGCGGCAATGGCCCTGAGCCTCATTACCTTCATCTGTGAGCATCTCTTCTTCTGGCAGTTCCGCCACTGCTTCATGGGTGTCTGTTCCGGCAAGCCTGGCATGGTATTCTCCATCAGTAGGGTAAGTAACTCAAGGAGTGTTCCACTTTCCGAGATGACCATTCTAAGGGTCTAAGAAGCCCTAAGTCTCACAAGACTGTGTAAACATATAAAATTGTTGAAGCAAAAGGATACTTTAACTAAATACATAGAGGATTCTATTTGAAATAATTGCTATAATCACTTATAGACCACTGGATACTTAATGCCCACACCTAGTGGCAGAGATAGAATAATTTACGTGCCCTGTGTACAGGAGATTCAGATAAGCTGTTCAGTTCAATTATGCACATAAACATTAACAGCCTGAGGGTTGAACATTCTGCCTAGCCCCTGGACGTGGGAACAGAGATCCTTGCAAAATTAAGCTGGATGTAGAGCATTAATCTATACAAATGGTGGCAGTGGTTGGATATTTCACCCAACAAGGTAAAGTTTTGACAAGCTGTTCATCACAGTCATAAACATACAAGTCAGGATTCTGGGGTGTGAACCCACTCCCAATCCATCCCTCCAGTTGGAGATCTTGAAACATTACCGGGACACTGGATACTTAATGTATCAAGTGGTGCCAGTAGTAGAATTTCTAGCACGGCTGTGGTGAAAAGGGTTTTCTGATTTGCTGGTCGGCTCAGGTATAGATGTACACGTTAAGACCCTGAGGGCTGAACATACCGTAGTTAGGGATATTGAGGTACATGCATCATGAAGCTGACAGTAGGGTGCCTAACAAATACACACAGAACAGTACATGTTCTGTTTCTAACATGTGTCAAGGAGGGGAGGGATTCCCCTAAACTGCTTAGCTTTTGCAAAGGAGAGGTGATGTCACTATGATCCCTGGTAATAAATACTAAGGTAAGAGGAGCATTGTCTCGGTTTGTGTTTTAATGACAGAAGAGGGAGGGCCCTCATGTGCTTTATGGAAAGAGAGTAGGGGACCCTAGTGTGCCATGGTGTAAGAAGAGGGGGCACCCAGTTGTGGACTAGTTTTAGACAAAAACAATAATCCCTTAATCTGTGCTATTGTGTAAAGCATGCATGTGCCTCCTTGGTCTGTTGAGAAACGACAACAGGCTAAAAAACGTACATGGCTCCTATTGTAGAGGCTTGGCTACAATATTTTAAAGGATAACGTTAGTCTGTTCCATGTAAGGGCATGTGTGGAAAATCCTAATTTACTCCTGCctacacataggggcagatttacaaagatttgacGCAACGCAATACAACATAGCAAGATAACTTCCTGAGCTGTGCCACGCtgcgtcaaatggagagggcagaaaTCTACCATATCTGttaagatacggcacattccttcTCTCCCTCTGCGCTAACTCACTGAGTgcaacctagcaccaatgcaggtacccttgcgttatggtgcaagggttcctacgATACAcataggattgtttttatgcaggaaagggcaccttcctgcacaacacaaTCCTTTGAggcgatttcctctttctatgtgtgctgcagaatgcagtacacgtagaaagaggaaataaaaaggagaaatagatatttctcctcgttacacctcgcCTGCGAAGGCATTACCATTTTGGCGAATTTTCAGGTTTACCAGTGTAAGTAAATCtagaaatgtgccaaaatccatgggtgggtgagAGGGAACacacacgctccacccatggaaagccttccCATCGCAGGGTAACACAAATCAGCAACTTgccctgccttgtgttactccagatttactatgccacacagagtCACTCAAGGTGGCTCtgggtggcatagtaaatctgattTAAGGGCTTGTGTTGCATTGCGTTGCCTTGTGTGACACAGGGGTAATGCAAGCCCTCATACATCTGGCAGTTTGTGACCGCCTTAAGTCTAGAGTAGGCTGAAGTAAGGCAATAGTTCTCCCCATTCTATTTTAGGTTAAATGTGGTAGCATAATTTTTCACTGTGGGCTAGTCAGAGGCAGAGTAACAAACTTTCTTCTACTGGACAGATGTATACTGAAAGCAAGGTACCCCAGAGGCAATCTTAGCTTGGTATATGAGGATCAGGAACATGCATACTGACATGGGAGCTAGGTCTGCCTTATAAAGGTGATATCCCGATCTCTTTGTTCCTACAAGTCTGAGACTGAATACTGAGTAGGCTGATACCGGGAGAAGAATCTTCCACTTACCTATGTTAGGGCTAAATCTACTTCTGAGAAAATCCAGAGTAGTGGCTCAAGTTATAATCCCTTTTGTAAGGGCAAAACAAGATTCTCCCTCTTCCCTCAAAGGCTTGACACAACTGAGGTAAGCTGAAGGGCAACGGAGATCTAGACTTAATGTAGACATAGTGGAATTCCTTCAACCTATACCAGTTTAGAATAGGTCTAATGTTCAATGAACTTGGGATACCTTCAGTGCACTCTCTTCTCATCTTGCATAAAATAGGTTGGACTAATATTTATTAGAGCAGAAACTTCTTCAGTCTGATTGAGGGTAGAGGAAGTTTAAAACGTTTATCATTGGGATAATGATTTATGTATTACTACATGTCTCTTTCACTCTCCAGGCTTCCTAGATTGAGTTAGGCTGTGAGCCCCATAGATATGGCATGGGTTCAGTCTTTACAACTCCTGCAGAGATTTAGGGGCTTCCTattcagggatttttttaatgggagacttattCAAAGTGGACTGGTTTGAAAACGCTAAGGTCTGGACTGAGCCAGCATGTTGTGAAGACTCCAGTAGTCTATTCGGGATAGGATGGGATCTAATCTAAATATAGCACTTTCCTGACACATCATGGATTTTAGGTGCAGGGTGCAAAGTTTAGTCTTTAGATAAAGAACATAAACACATAACAGTTGTgttgtctacatatgttttggcTCTGGTGATGGGACTTGCTGCCCTTGCTTTCCTCAAGATAATATCAAGTATGTTAAATAAGAAAAAAGTGTTTCTCTGACATGAAACAATCAAGTATGCTTTGTTGATCTATTTTACTGTTATCACTGTTAAACATGGCCATGACAGCAGTCATCAGAAATGTGAATTGTTATGTCAGATATGCCTTGGTTTAACCTTGCTTCCCTCATGCTCAATGTCTTTCCTTTATAGGGTATCTACAGCTGCATCCATGGGGTTCCCCTGGACGACAGGCAATCAGTGATGAACTCTCCCTCTGCAACAATGAacaacacacattcaaacattctGCGGCTGTTGCGGACTGCCAAAAACATGGCCAACTTGTCTGGGGTGAACGGCTCACCCCAGAGTGCCCTGGACTTCATCCGACGTGAGTCTTCAGTTTATGATATTTCAGAGCACAGGCGCAGCTTCACCCACTCTGACTGCAAGTCCTACCAGCCTGAGGAAAACCTTTTCAGCGACTATATCTCAGAagtggagaggacttttggcaacTTGCAGCTCAAGGACAGCAATATTTACCAAGACCACTTCCACCACCACCGGCCACATAGCATTGGGAGTTCCAGCTCCATTGATGGATATGACTGCGACAATCCCCCTTTCACAAGCCAACCACGGGCACTGCCCAAGAAGCCTCTGGACATTGGCCTGCCTTCCAAGCATACTTCGGGCAACTTGGGAGACCTCTATGGAAAGTTCTCTTTCAAGAGTGACCGCTATTGCCATGATGATGGCATTCGCTCAGATGTCTCTGACATCTCCACCCACACAGTCACCTATGGCAACATTGAGGGCAATGCCAAGCGCCGCAAACAGTACAAGGACAGTCTTAAGAAGCGACCTGCCTCAGCCAAGTCTCGACGGGAGTTTGATGAGATTGAATTGGCCTACCGGCGGCGTCCACGCTCCCCTGACCACAAGCGCTACTTCAGGGACAAGGAGGGTCTGCGAGACTTCTACCTGGACCAGTTCCGACCCAAGGAGAACAACCCCCATTGGGAGCATGTGGACTTAACAGATATTTACAAGGAACGTGGCAATGACTTTAAGCATGATGGGCCCTGCCCCAGCCGGCACAATCACAAGCATGGCGGGGACTTTACCCCAAATGACCGCAAGCACATCCCAGCTGGAACACCATGGGAGAAGAACCTGGGTAATTTGGACTGGGAGGAACGCCAAGCAGCCAATGTGTGCCGCAGTTGCCCATCCAAGCTTCACAATTATGTTACTCAGAACACCAACCGTGTACCCTGCATCCGCTGCGAGGCCTGCAAGAAAGCTGGCAATCTCTATGACATAAGTGAAGACAACTCATTGCAGGATCTGGATCAACCAGTGGCACCACAGAGCTCGTCCAAATATCCTCAGAGCCCTGCCAACTCTGCCAAGGGCCAGAAGAAGAATCGCAGCAAGCTAAGACGCCAGCATTCCTATGACACCTTTGTGGACCTGCAAAAGGAGGATGTGGAGCTGGCCCCCCGCAGTGTGAGCCTCAAGGACAAGGACCGCTTTCTAGATGGCAGCCCTTATTCCCACATGTTCAACATGCCCCCAGAAGCCAACTTCGCCAGCAAGCCCTCGATGCCCAACCACAACCCTAGTGGCTACATGCTGAGCCGATCACTTTATCCTGACAGGGTGACCCAGAACCCATTCATCCCCACCTTTGGGGATGATCAGTGCTTGCTGCATGGGAACAAATCCTTCTACTACAGGCAGCTCCCTGGGGGCTTGAAAGGGAAGCCGGACTTCCGGGCCACGGGCAAGAATGTTACAGGTCTGCACGGGTCTGTGCCGGCCCGCTTCCAGAAGGATATCTGTATAGGGAACCAGTCCAACGCCTGTGTGCCTAACAATAAGATCCCACGCCCTATGAACGGCTCCAGCAATGGTCATGTGTATGAGAAACTCTCCAGCATAGAGTCTGATGTCTGAGAGAAGGGATTGTGGGGGTCCCACCCTCACCACTCCCTCCTGATGCTCTGTCACACTGATTTTGAATTATCAGAGTTTGTGGGGGTTACAGCGAAGTCAGCCATGAGCATCGCCCTCTCTTCCTTCCTCTCCCTTGTGCTACGACCTATGACCTCTCTGCTACTGTTGCTTAAAGGTTGACCTAGTTGATGATCCAGCTGGGCAAGTAAAAACAACTTGGGAGGGGAAGAGGAGAACACCCAAATTacatttttctgttgttttgttttgtttctgttttgaCAGGAAAAATGAGGGAAAATAGCTGATAGATGTGTGTAAGcggggaagtgggagggcagtGGGGGAAAAAATGGGAGAACAAAGAGTACATATTTTTCAAGGAATTcttcccaaaaaaaacattttttaaaaaaatagttatttaatACAATGCTGGGAAAAAATTGAGTGAAGGGACAAGGGGAAGCAACCCCTCTTGTTAATCACAGGTGGTTTGACTTACAGACGTCAGCGCCCCAGAGAAGCGCACAGTGGTTGAAGTGTGGATTTTAAGGCAGTGCCAATAACAGGAAATACAGGGAACACAGACTTCAAATTCAAGGCAGTGGCAGGGAAGAAGTGCGTGGAGGAACCCTCAGTGGGAGGAAGTGCCCCCGACTTCGGCACACACAACTTCAGGCGTTTGAGCGGGCATCATACAAAATGGAGGAGAGCCTTTCCCTCTGCAGCAGCGAAATAAGAAAAGACATTGACTTCTCCTTCAATCTGCGAACCGCTTTTTGAAGAGTGGCGGCATCTCTGGTAGATTGCAGGCGATAGGAGGAGGGAGGGTGATGGGCTTCATGAGCAACCACTGGTTTcaactgcttgctgtatttctgagTGGGAATGGAAATTGAGAGACACTGGGGAAAGGGGGAGAGAAGGTCTCCATTAGGAGATATGTAGGCCCAACAGCCGTGAAGGCCTTGTTTTTTAAGGCACTTGTTGattgctttttttgcttttttccgcAGGCTGCCCACCTTAATTCTTTACTTTTTAAGCTTAAATAAGAACAAAATGGTGAAAAAAAGGGTACAGAATTGGTGTGCGGAAAGGCCTAGAATTTCAGGTTGTTTGGTTAAAGGTATTCCAGCTCCTAAACTTTGAGCGGGTACCtgttattttgtattttcataAGCCATTGTGATTGTAATGGGAGGGAgtacagggggtgggggtggtatcGGGATCAGAGGGAGTGGAAAATCTagtaacccacccatcccaaaaaacCTGGGTGGCTTACCATACGTTTTGTTGGTATACATAAAGGTATTGCATTTGGAATTTTCTTAACAATGTACATTTTTTAGGGTTATTTTTCTGTGTACAGTACATTAACTTTGAGGTGTATTTAAACGAAACTGACAATTACGTGCTTACCATACTGGGGACTTGGTAGGGTTCTGTTCAAGTGTCTTAGAGCGGTCACGCAGCAGTAAGCTGAGGAGgactagctgtttttttttttttttacaatggaaCAACAGATGAGGGTGCGGCCCAAGGAGAAGGGAGAGGGCTCTTGGGTGTCATGCAAGTGGCAGGCAGTGCCAGCGTAGCCACTGTGATGATGTGGTGTCCCATCACTTAACCTTATGGGATCCATCACCTTGGAGCACCATCACTTCCTGTCTGAGGGCACCTCAAAATGTACATCCCCCTGCCCTCATCATAGTGTCAGGCAGTCCCCACATAGCCACACTGATGTcattgtgggggaggtgggggaagagAAAGTCCCACCATGGAACCTCAAGGGACCTTTCACCTGTGATGATATCACTTTCTGTCTGAAACAGATTCCACAAAATAGTTGCCCTCGACCAATCACTTAAGGGCTGCCACCTATACTAAAGCCACCTTGCTTAGCAAGGACCTCAGAAGGGCTGCCGTCTCTCCCCCTCAATCTGTTTCGATGCCGATGTTTCTGCAGTCCCCTTTGCATGCTGAGCTTTGATGCTTTCAAGAGACAATCTTTTGGTTACTGTGGACACATCGGAGCTCAAACCAGATAAACTCAATGAAGCTGGGGCTTTGTACTTTTCAATTTTGGCCGCATCTCGTCCAAACCCACATGCACTCAGCGGCACTCTAAGAGCAGTCTGCTGGATACTTTTACCAGTAGGGCAGACGTGCGCGGAATGCACTACCAAGTAGAATTTTGCATGGCATATTTCCCAGCTTGAATGATGAGGTGTCTCCTCTTTGCTAACTCCCCACCTTCTTACTGAAATCTATTTTATCAGGGGGAGTTAGGGATTAAACCACTGTTGCTTTATAGTAGGGCATTGTGAACTAGCTTGCTCACTTTCTATTAGACCAAGACTGGTGATATTCAAAATAGGTATCAATTGGCCTGACTCTGCATCCCAGTGATTTCCAAGGCAGGGGATACTTCAGCTGGGACTCTGCCATAGTAAGTGATGTCATGAGAGTTCTTGAGACACTCCAAGCACAGTAATGCCATTAAATGGTGTGTACATAGTTCTGAAGTCTTATGATATTTGTGGCTAATAAGAGCTCTCAAATTCCTGCCTCATAAAGCTCTCCAGAGTCCAGCCGAGACTGTAACTTCAGGTAAATTGATCCAAAGATAACAAATTCCCACCCAGTGCGCCTCTTCAGGCCAAAAGCTTGCCAATCCAGTTTGGCTGTTGTCAAATTTAATTATTGTGTTCTGGTTGCTGTTCCTACAGACCAAAGCTGGTTGCATGCATGTTTgcaaaaagagggtcccatgaaggtACCCTATTCATAAGACTTCACTTCTCATCTCGGCAAGTTCTCTCCTTGGCCTAGACTTAATAAATGAATGGTTTGGGATGTACCAGCTGTGGTTTTCATTAAAGTTCTCATCTCGTGTATATAGTTTtccatcctctcccaccacactatGCACATCTGCTAAATGCATTTAATCTGATTTGATCATTTCAGTCTCAATCCCCAAATAAAACAGTGAACTGCTCTGAATAGTCCAAACCTCAGTTGGGTCAATGATATCATCTTCTGTTGATAGTGCGAACCACAAATCTGCTGCTGTGATGAAAAAATGTCTGCCAGCACCGTGGGCATCACTTCAGACTCTCAAAACCCACAAACAAAAAGCAATATAAACCAGCTTTCATATGGATACAAAGTTATAATAACTCTAAACTAAGGTTGTACGATCAGTTGAAGCCATTGAGTCATTTATACAACTGCCCGGATTTTTATTGGCCAAACAAGGTAATTCAGGCCACGGCAGGCCCCGTCATGATTTCTCATTGGCCTATACGTCTTCCACAAAAGTTGGAGTACTGTAATGGTTTTGCTGCCCATTTCGAGATTCCTGGACCCTTGATGTGAAATGTCACTCTTACAGTGGGAGTCACTGATTCCTTTTGTTAATTCTTGCCATTTCATGTGCTGACAACAGATAAATCGTCTCAGAAGTCAATCGTTTGAGAGTAAGGGCCAATAAATACAAAGCATGAGAGCCACACAATGCCATGGGTTGTTGTACAGAGGCGTTAAACATAGGACACTTAACTGTTCATCATTCACAATAGAGGTAGTTAGACGAGGAATACATTAGTTGCGACTGTGCAATAATAATTTCAAATTCGGCTTTTGGTTGTGTGTTAAGCAAGTAGTTTTGGGAGCTATTTTTCTGGGATTTTTCCAACTTTCACAGAAATTTTGACTCGGAACAGTGAAGGATGGGCAGATGGCAGTATTTAGTTTTAAGTGCACATTTCAGATGAGTGTCATGCAATTTGGAGGGTCAGTTGTCTAAACCTAGGAAAGTGGAGCAGAGTGATTAGTAGCTATAATGCAAAATTCCTTTAATCCATTTTCTCAGTCTACCATCCCTGTTTAACTAGATTTGGTAACATTGTCATCCAACTCGAGTGAATATGGACTTTATGTAAGTATGTATCTACTTCAGGGAGCTTTTGGGTAACAAATCAGATTCAGGGAGATTCTAAACCTACCAATGAGATGCCCTAATATTCAGGAACGCTCAGACTGACTGCAGTTTCAAGTAAATCTCAAAGTTTTTTAGCTATTTGTAACAAGGTTAGATAGAGTCTCCATGGAGACGGGGGGCACGCAGCCTAAAACAGCAGTGTAACCTTCCCAAAACACCACATACACTGTGAACACCCTTCCTCATGCAAGGCTTTCAAGCCAGAATTCAGTGAAACTTCTATTATGTTCTTTTGGAAATGTTATCTCAAGTTGGGAGTGTTTCTTATGGAAGCTCCTGATACAGCCTCGCTGGCTGCTGTCATATAAGAGGCGTGGCACAAAATATCAGGCCACAAAGGTCTAAGATGTGCAAGGAGTCAGAAAAAATGTGGAAGTAGGAATTTATCAAATGTTTGTGGCTTGGATGGGAAAACATTTTAGGTTTGGTGCCAGTGCTTTAAattgaaatatagaagtgcaggtaccagTAGCGGCTCACAACAACCAGAAGGGGTGtgctgctcctctgtccctcataGCTGTAGGCGTAGGCTCcttcctgccctgtggccaatcctgacgctgctcaaagtagtgtcaggattggctgggagtgcccagccagggcgctcccaggcagactgggagcctatgcaggctctctctcaagcccggcaactatattgctggactggagagagcctactgcgcatgtgtgtttgactggcccgagacggccggccaaacacacgtgttctgaggggagtgctctgtgcactctcctcaaGTGCTCGTCACCACCAATGTCTCACCCCTTTTCAAGAAatcgataataaacagagtttattatcgtttcttgaaaaggttttgcagctgcttggGGAGGTCACGTTCTTGCGCCCTAACGGAGCCGCCCCTGGCACCCTGGCAGGTACTCATtgtcccagagtacctgtttgctgcttAGAAGTgtgggtactctcccattaaaacatGGTACTGTCCCTTCCATATTAAAGAAATGCAGGTCCTTACTACCTGatagcacctgcccatttaaagcactgtttgctGGTGAAGGGAAGAAGTATAGGGGTGGGGACCAGCGTGGAAATATGCAGAACACCTTTAACAAGATGATTTAATAAACCCGCGCCCTGATGTCAATCCTGAGCACGTTCCACACTTTACTTCATGAGTTCTTATTTTGGTTGGAGACAGTGCTCAGTTGGAATACACTACCTCCTCTCTGGTATTTACACCCCTGGTGTTTGAAATATCTTCACCATGTCTTACCCAGGTACTTCCTGAAAATACAGACCCAGGTTAAACGTGATGTGGCACTTCTGACACACTGTTTACTCTTTACTGAGTGGTGTCTCAAAAACGTTCGAACACCAACACAAAGTGGATTTTGAATGTGTAAGAGCTGTGTGTTCACCTTCTAGAATGATCTCCAGTCTCCACTCCCGCATCTTCTAGTCAAACCTAGCACTTTCAGGACAGCTAGGTACAATCTGGGAGCCTGGTCAATGTTTGCTCAATGACACATGCACTGGCGATGTCCcatgagcaaaagaacaaagaaAGTCGTAAATGATTGACACTATGGTGATACAAAGGAGGTCGAACCACTCCAAGCTGCCAAAAAAAGATGACATCTTATAACAAATGGGGTTGAGCAGGTGGAGCTATAGTTTGGGAGGTACATGGCAAAATCTTACCCAGGCACTgatgcaaacaaaaaaacaaactagaAAATACTTTCAAAATTTAGGAACTGCAGCCCACCTAGTGGAAAAGTTAAAGGTCACAGGTTAAAGCTGTTCGGCAGAATCAAGAGGGGGAAAAAGAATTATTTTGTAAATATCTTTTTTTCGCATTTCCTTTGTACAAATCGATGTAAGACTTGTTTTTTCTTACTTCCTCCTTTATTCATTCCTTTGCCCGTTTTTGCTATTTGTCTGACTGTCACGCCGGGTGCGCGATCGTAGGGGGGCCCGTTCGGTCTGAGTGCAGAAGACAAGGAGGGCCAGTGTCTAAGGAACCAGGGTCCATGACTCCTCGCCCCCAAAAACATTTTAAGTcaaatatatatactgtatatacatatctgtatatatatatatttagatatttatAAACTGTTCACATTTGGATGCTTGCTGACACCGTGCAGCGGAGAGTAGTCTTTAATGTATCTGATGGGGGGTGAAGAGGCAA is part of the Pleurodeles waltl isolate 20211129_DDA chromosome 4_2, aPleWal1.hap1.20221129, whole genome shotgun sequence genome and encodes:
- the GRIN2B gene encoding glutamate receptor ionotropic, NMDA 2B, with amino-acid sequence MRPVGGCYLFKICLILLLATTGGHGQKQATIGIAVILVGTSDEVAIKDAHEKDDFHDLLVVPRVELVKMNETDPKSIITRICDLMSDKKIQGVVFGDDTDQEAIAQILDFISAQTLTPILGIHGGSSMIMADKEESSMFFQFGPSIEQQASVMLNIMEEYDWYIFSIVTTYFPGYQDFVNKIRSTIENSFVGWELEEVIVLDMSLDDGDSKIQNQLKKLQSPVILLYCTKEEATYIFEVAHSVGLTGYGYTWIVPSLVAGDTDTVPAEFPTGLISVSYDEWDYDLPARVRDGIAIITTAASTMRSEHKFIPAPRTSCFNTQEKRIYQSNMLNRYLINVTFEGRNLSFSEDGYQMHPKLVIILLSKERKWERVGKYKDRGLQMKYYVWPRFDLYPDSEEREDDHLSIVTLEEAPFVIVEDVDPLSGTCMRNTVPCRKQIRLENRTEEGGNYIKRCCKGFCIDILKKIAKNVKFTYDLYLVTNGKHGKKINGTWNGLVGEVVTKRAYMAVGSLTINEERSEVVDFSVPFIETGISVMVSRSNGTVSPSAFLEPFSADVWVMMFVMLLIVSAVAVFVFEYFSPVGYNRCLADGREPGGPSFTIGKAIWLLWGLVFNNSVPVQNPKGTTSKIMVSVWAFFAVIFLASYTANLAAFMIQEEYVDQVSGLSDKKFQRPNDFSPAFRFGTVPNGSTERNIRNNYPEMHGYMVKFNQKGVQDALHSLKTGKLDAFIYDAAVLNYMAGRDEGCKLVTIGSGKVFASTGYGIAIQKDSGWKRQVDLAILQLFGDGEMEELEALWLTGICHNEKNEVMSSQLDIDNMAGVFYMLGAAMALSLITFICEHLFFWQFRHCFMGVCSGKPGMVFSISRGIYSCIHGVPLDDRQSVMNSPSATMNNTHSNILRLLRTAKNMANLSGVNGSPQSALDFIRRESSVYDISEHRRSFTHSDCKSYQPEENLFSDYISEVERTFGNLQLKDSNIYQDHFHHHRPHSIGSSSSIDGYDCDNPPFTSQPRALPKKPLDIGLPSKHTSGNLGDLYGKFSFKSDRYCHDDGIRSDVSDISTHTVTYGNIEGNAKRRKQYKDSLKKRPASAKSRREFDEIELAYRRRPRSPDHKRYFRDKEGLRDFYLDQFRPKENNPHWEHVDLTDIYKERGNDFKHDGPCPSRHNHKHGGDFTPNDRKHIPAGTPWEKNLGNLDWEERQAANVCRSCPSKLHNYVTQNTNRVPCIRCEACKKAGNLYDISEDNSLQDLDQPVAPQSSSKYPQSPANSAKGQKKNRSKLRRQHSYDTFVDLQKEDVELAPRSVSLKDKDRFLDGSPYSHMFNMPPEANFASKPSMPNHNPSGYMLSRSLYPDRVTQNPFIPTFGDDQCLLHGNKSFYYRQLPGGLKGKPDFRATGKNVTGLHGSVPARFQKDICIGNQSNACVPNNKIPRPMNGSSNGHVYEKLSSIESDV